The sequence gatctTCAAGCgaaatgaattaagataataGGCATTATCAAATATACTAAAATATCCCAAAAATTCCAAGTCATTTTAATAAGCTAATGAATTAATACACAAAAACTAATCCTAAAAAATAAAGGCCTTTGCAATATAATAAGCATCTATTTATTATACTAGATCAACTGTACAATATAATAACATATCGTTGAGGGCGTAGCCACGGAGCAATTAGGGAATATGAGCTTCAATATCACACAAAACAATCACATATTATTCAAGTATTCAACCATAATATATTGACATATCCTGAAAGTCCAAAGTCATAATGTCATTTATCGAGACACTGGAAATTGACTGAATGGATTTTAGGAGGTTACATCAGCCTCTAAAGACTATAGTGAACAAGACTATACATACAAAATTCTCCCTGCAAAGTAATGAATATTGTAATGAATATTTACAAAATGGCTGAGTTAATCCAAACCAGAAAATACTGATATTGAAGAAAGATTGTTACCTTAGATATAATTAagattttcaattaaaaaaaataataaaaaatcaccTCCAGAACTGAAGAGGCTCTGTAGtttcttctcttttttgttTGCTACAAATACAAGATAGAACTCAAGCACTTGCAACTGCTGCCTCTTCTTTATCATCTTCCATTTCTATAACATCTTTCCCTCGCTCTTCCTTAGCAAGCTCCTCCACCAATTCACGTTGCCTCTGGGTCAAGTTTCTGATGCAAGAATAAAAAGGCGTTGGTTGTAATGTCGAGAGCATAAGCTTTTGGGGACACTCAACATCAATGTTCTTGCATAATTCTCACACACTAGATGTTGTAGTTCTagtatatataggggtgagcaaaaaatccgaaaccgaataaccgaatcgatccaaaccgaaattttaaaatatggttcggttttttcggattttttaaaccgaacaaaaccgaaaaaccgaattatatttatatgtatatatatatatatatatgtatatatataatataatattttaattataattttataatatctaacttctaatatttttttaattttaatagttttttttcgaaattttcggttttttttcggattaattcgatttttcggttcggttcggttttaattataaaaatttcggttaattttttttttttcaaaccgaataaaaatatgatttggtttggttttagcaaaaaccaaaccatataaccgaatgcacGCCCCTAAGTATAAAGTACCCACGAAACAATCCAATTGAGAAATTACGAGAAGAGGACAAGTAGTAGTATTGAACCTAGTCTAAGGTTAGGTACTTACGTTGGAATGCTAACTTTGAAGTGGACATATTCATCTCCAAGAGAAAACGAGTTTCTTACTTTGATCCCTGCACACAACATTTGAGACTTGTTATTGCATATTTAGGCGTTCAACAACGTAAACATTCTGCAAGTGGACAAAGGCGCGCAAGTACTAATAATTGGTATAGATCATAACAAAAATGCTGAAAACTTGTTATGTAAACCAAGAAACACTTTCAGATAAAATTTTACCTTTTTTCCTCAAAACAACCTTCTGTCCAGGTTGTGTGCCAGGGCGTACCTACAGATCATAACCAAACAAACAGAGAGTCAATTGTAGATGAATGACAATGCAGAAGATTATAGCAAAGCTTTCATATCAAAAGGCGTTTGGGACCAGAGTCACCAGAAACTACTGAACCCCACCAGACCATCCATCCAACCCAGATACATCAGGAGAAGACAGGCACACGAACAAATCAATGATGGAACCAAGTTGCTACCACTATGTTCCTTTTTCATACTTGTTTACTTAATAAAGAAGTCAATTTAAGCATACCTTAACAACAAGGTCTCCAGTTAGAGTTGGCACCCGAATTGTTCCTCCCAAAATTGCCTGAAAATAGGAGGAAACAGGATCAAGGAGACTCACTCATGAATAAAGAGACATTCAAACAACCAACTTTACTCGAATAGTATTTTCTATTACAGTCAATCATCTACCAACCCAGTTTAAACAATATTAATATGTGATTTTAAACAGTGGCCTATTTATCCGGTTAGGGCATGTGACCTTAAAGGAGTCAACATGCTCGTCAGATAGGAAGGGGAAACAAGCATGAAATGATTGCTGGAAGTAGTGATAAGAATAAGTAAGTTCTGTTTTTACTAGCTCCCTGACTTAGAATGAAATGATTGCAGCCCATTGCTTtgcttaaaaataaaaaatagatctTCTAGAAGTAATGATCACAAACCctatatttttgttttagcaCCTACTTATGCTCCACCTCATGTCTCTCACACCAACAAACAAGAACTGTTCTTGTGTCCCCTCATTGGCCAATCTAAAATTCATTATCAGCTTGTTTATTAGGTGATGTCAGACTCTAATTCCATGAGTAATACCTGAGTGAAGCTCAATATTGCATCAACATGGATATCAGCCCCTTCTCTACGGAATACGGGGTCTTCTCTGACCTGTAAATACATCCAGCATGACAAGAGAGCGTAACTATCAGTCAAAATTTAAGCTACACTCGAAACAAAAACGCCCATTATAGAGATATATATGAATCTAATTACGCAACCTTTATCTTAACATAAAGATCACCAGGCTTATTTCCGTCGGGATCCACTCCCCCGCTTCTCGGTATCTTAATAGTCTCATCATGGTCCACCCCTGCATATGCAGATCAAGATACTTTACTCCATAGTAGATGTTACACAAAAATGATAAAGATTTCAAATATTCAGAACCATTAAATTCCGAAATCAATTTCATATCATTCCTTTAAACACTATTCCAGCATCCACCACCAGTTCCTCCTCAGGACCCCTGAGAGTTCAATTCATAATATACACACACGTACATATAGGCAATGGATAAAATaaactcattttaaaatataaacaaggAACCAAATTCAGCCCTTAAATTGTGAAGATCTACAGTGGATTTATCACTTTGCTGAATGAATTTGTGGTCCTAGGATCGAATCCCATGGGGAGCAAAAATTTCATTGTTTTGAATTCATCACTTTTCACAGTGAATTCATCATGTGTTCACAATTTGTAATTTATACTATAATTGAAGTTTGTAGTCTAACCCTACcctttcacacacacacatatatatgtgtgtgtgtgtgcaagggttcaaataagaaccataAATTATTGTGAGAAGatagaactattttcagccctttAATCATTAAAATTCACGGTGGATGCACCATATTGATGGATTAATGCAATCTGGGTTCTAATCtcggagggagcgaaaattttattattttcaaatacaataaatttCATTGCGAATGCAATAACTTTATAGGTCTATTGCAGTGTTCTCTCGGACTCATGATAAATGTAGTTCTTataataacatatatatatatataggaggttCAAATGAGGACGAGAACATTCTCGGCTCTTTGATCATGAAGATCTATGAtagatgcatcatcttgatggatgaatgcTTTGATCATGAAGATCTACGATGGTtgcatcatcttgatggatgaatgcagcACCTGAATTCGAATCCTGGATGAAacgaaattttcatttttttcaagtGTAGTAAATTTTTCTGCGAATGCAGTAATTCTATACATCCCTTGCAATGTTCTCACGATAAATTCAATTCTTACAATAAccaacccctatatatatatatatatatatatatatatatatatatataacctcAAAGAAACAACGCATCCAAGTCTTGCTCGATTTCAAGGAAATGGTTTAGTTAAGGGATCCTCCAAGAGACCAAACATAGATTATTGATAAGGGCAGAGTAAGTGGATACAGTGAAATTAGTTACGAAGGTAACACATAACTTGCCTGCAGCTAAAGCGTATTTTCATTCTCTTAAAAAAATTCTTTCGACATTGAGGTCGTCAAATTAATGTCAATGTTTCCGGGAACTACTGAAATTGTTATAAGAAACCTTATGCAAACTATGTAATCGAACGAAGAGAACATGCAAAAAGAGAAAATGTTTTATCAACTGACCTGCCATGACATTGAACTTCACAGCTTTTGTGCCTCTGACTACCCGCCTACCCTTGCAAGACTTGCATAAGTTCTGTGCCAACAAGAAAAAGCACATTTTATAGTGCAACTACTATAGTTGCATATGCATATTTACAAGCCACAAACTAATGCAAGGACTTTctttaagaaattaatttattttcaagcATTTCCTCTTCTGAGCAAAGCTACCAGAACATGCTTGATGCTTCATCAACAATTAATGTAATGCATGAGTTTCCAATATCCAACCATCAGTTTCCAGAAATAAATGCATGTTCAAAACTTTCGCATGCTAAAAGATGCACATAATGTGGCTAATAAAGTTTGATTACGAgcccaaagttttttttttttaccccaATATGCTTTGGTAACATAATAACCAGCTTTCTTCAACAAAGACGAGTCTGATTCCTAGGAGGAGGTTCCATGCTGAACAACCACTTACTCCCTATCACTCTAAACAGACACATTACCCATTCAATTAGCAATCAGATTGTGATAGCTAACTTGACAATCATCTACTGGTTTGTCTATTCACTGTCCACATAAAGATGTTCTAGCAAACAGTAGCATATATTGGAATGTATAAACTGCATACCGATACAATTTTTCCAGTTCCTCCACAGTTCGGACAAGTAGATTGTAGTGTCATATGAGCAGCTTGGGATACAACCTGTTAAGGAAAACCAATATATAGGTTTATTATATTAAAAGTATACTCTTCATCAAAAGTATTTATTATATCACGTTCCAATTCTATTTTAGCAATTCTCAACCCAGAGTCAATAAAAGAATAAGATAGGATATTTCGTTTTAAGTAATTATACcataacatataaaaataattgtatgTCTCTACAACCCATTTATCGGTCTTCCTAACGTATATCTCCGCTTctgtttttataatttttatgtcTTTTATAGAACCTATCATTTCTTCTATGCTCTCACCAGTTGGATGAGAATGAGAATACCTTCATGATATCCAAAAAGTCATAATgagattatttttcattttagacTGGTTCTTTTGTAATTCTATTCGCGTTTTACCTCAGGTCTCAAATAGATAGCATATCTATGATGCTAATATATCTTTGTACCTTACTAATCATTGGCCGGACTTCAAAATGCTTATCAAGCTTTTCCAGCATGTACAGGTTTTTTTACTTTCGTTAGAGGCTTAAGAAAAGAGGACTTCTCTATAGTCTACGATGTTTAACATGCTTATGGGCTTGTCTTAGTGACTCTTCCTCTTTTCTAGGTTTTCTTGTGGGACTTTTTCCATCAATACAGCAAGGAATCATGCTATTTATCAGCCACACAAGGACCTCAAACAAAGTTGCACGCAACCTAGACAAGTGCAGAAGGTTAGGGAACGGGTCAGAAAACTCCTAGTGGTGATATAAAGCTACTCACCATGCCGGAACCTCTACAACGTTTACAAGTTTGAGGCCTGGTCCCTGGAGGAACACCAGTTCCACCTAAAAATGAACAACAATTAGAAAATACCAGAAGAAATATCAGAGTAAATTGCACATTCCATGAGTGTAAGATTAAACCAACCAACATATATAAAGTCCAAACAAGATACTCCCACtgtcccgcttcaaatgacccCAAAAAATTGAGCAAGGAGATTAAGAAATGCGTGACAAGGGTGTAAAGTGgtggtgggacaacccaaaaaattgggtcatttaaagtgggacagcccaaaatagaaattggGTCATTTGAAGTAGGAAGGAGGGAGCAATAAGTTAATGCGCACAGtaagaatttattgattttgaattttgatttgaGGAAACATGTATCACAATACCACAAGTATTGCAAGCCAAATCCATCACGATTGACATTGTTTTGGTGCAACCCTGGATGGCTTCCATAAAGGAAAGTTCAAGAGAAGCCTGTAGTCAATGTACAGAAATTGTGAGAACTAATTGAAATCCATTTAAAACGTAAGCAATCACTGCAACTCCTAACCTTCACATCCTCGCCACCCATGTCCCTATTGAAGATGTTGAAAATCTGATATCCAAACAGGGAATGCCACAATTAGTTAAACATGCAGTAAATTAGATATCTTGAAATATCCAGAAGGGATAAACAGTACTGAGCAGATGACAATAA comes from Salvia miltiorrhiza cultivar Shanhuang (shh) chromosome 3, IMPLAD_Smil_shh, whole genome shotgun sequence and encodes:
- the LOC131015963 gene encoding chaperone protein dnaJ GFA2, mitochondrial-like isoform X2 produces the protein MSFSTSLSSQSRVISNAKLGNVGSENYWLKLRFSNNNLGAARSIHSTAQLSRDYYDLLGVSKCATAPEIKKAYYGLAKKLHPDTNKDDPEAEKKFQEIQKAYEVLKDEVKRQQYDQLGHEAFEHAGSGEGPGFDPFGDAFQDIFKNADIFNIFNRDMGGEDVKASLELSFMEAIQGCTKTMSIVMDLACNTCGGTGVPPGTRPQTCKRCRGSGMVVSQAAHMTLQSTCPNCGGTGKIVSNLCKSCKGRRVVRGTKAVKFNVMAGVDHDETIKIPRSGGVDPDGNKPGDLYVKIKVREDPVFRREGADIHVDAILSFTQAILGGTIRVPTLTGDLVVKVRPGTQPGQKVVLRKKGIKVRNSFSLGDEYVHFKVSIPTNLTQRQRELVEELAKEERGKDVIEMEDDKEEAAVASA
- the LOC131015963 gene encoding chaperone protein dnaJ GFA2, mitochondrial-like isoform X1, translated to MARFQGLRLARRSLSCILLRYSPSYLCDSLLNDACRSFSTSLSSQSRVISNAKLGNVGSENYWLKLRFSNNNLGAARSIHSTAQLSRDYYDLLGVSKCATAPEIKKAYYGLAKKLHPDTNKDDPEAEKKFQEIQKAYEVLKDEVKRQQYDQLGHEAFEHAGSGEGPGFDPFGDAFQDIFKNADIFNIFNRDMGGEDVKASLELSFMEAIQGCTKTMSIVMDLACNTCGGTGVPPGTRPQTCKRCRGSGMVVSQAAHMTLQSTCPNCGGTGKIVSNLCKSCKGRRVVRGTKAVKFNVMAGVDHDETIKIPRSGGVDPDGNKPGDLYVKIKVREDPVFRREGADIHVDAILSFTQAILGGTIRVPTLTGDLVVKVRPGTQPGQKVVLRKKGIKVRNSFSLGDEYVHFKVSIPTNLTQRQRELVEELAKEERGKDVIEMEDDKEEAAVASA